ATATGACTCTGACTTTCAATGAAGTTTCCTTATCGCCTCCAATCAGACCTTCAAATTGAGCAAAATGCATCCTACTTTCACTGTGTAAAGCAGTAGATATCCGGAGCCACTTGCAAATTGATTGCCATATACCTGAAAAATATTTGCactcgaaaaacaagtgaggtaTAGATTCATTTGCATCACAATCCTCGATACAACTAGTGGATCCTTGCCCTATGACATTCCTCCTAAAGAGGTTGTTCTTAGTCGCTAAACCATTCTGGAATAACCTCCATCCAAAACAAGAGATATTTGGTGGTATCACTTTGTGCCAAACCTTAGACCAAGAAATAGAGGATTGATCCGGTTCAGCAGTTTTCAATCCCTTATACATTTCTTTAACAGAAAAGTAAGTTGAGTTTTCCCATGCTCCTATATCTATCTCACAGATATTTTTCCACCAATTCGAATCTTTCCTATTGACATCACCTCTCATGACCTCTGTCTCCCCATATCTATTCTTCAGCGCTTTTAACCATAACCCAAttctttctgttttaattttccaTTTCCACTTTCCTAATAATGCCAAATTAAACATGTTCAAGTTCTAATACCCAAACCCCCTCCTCATATGTTTGACATACCTTTTCCCAATTGACCCAATTGATTTTTCTAGAGTTCTTGCACCCTCCCCATAAAAACTATTTAAATATTGATTCTAATTTAGAAATGATACCTGTCGGATCTTTGAAGAACGAGATAAAGTGAACCGGAAGCGCGTGAAGGACTTATTTAATAAGCACTACACGCCCACCAAATGAAATGTACCTATTTATCCAACTTGACAATCTCCCTCTAACTGCCTCTATTACAGGCGTCCATGTTTCAATTCTGTTTGAATTAGCACCAATGGGAAGGCCCAGATATTTGAAGGGGATCGAACCTTTTTTACAGTTCAAAATCCTTGCCGCCTCTTCAATCCATCTATCATGAGTGTTCAACCCTACAAGCGTGCTCTTGCTGAAATTTACCTTTAGCTCTAACATTACTTCAAACAACAATAGATTCGCCTTGATAATCTGGATATTTAACATCTTTTTTCCCCAACGATTAGCGTATCATCAGCATATTGCAAATGAGAGAATCGATCTGACCCTTTATCGAATTTATACCCAACGAATTTGCCACTTTCGACTGCCTTTTTCATTAACATACTGAAACCTTCATCAGCAATGAGAAATAAAAATGGTGATAAAAGGTCGCCTTTCCATAATCCTCTTTGCATTATAAACTCTTTAGTCGATTGCCGTTGACTAGAGTAGATATCGTCGTAGATTTCAAGCATTCTGCTATCCACTTCCTCCATTTTTCATGAAAGCCCATTCTTGACATCACATAATCTAGGAAATTCTAGTCCACCGAATCATACGCCTTCTCAAAATCTACTTTGAACATAATTAATTCCTTCTTCTTCCTCCTAGCCTCATCCGCTATCTCATTCGCAATTAGAATACCATCGAGAATATGCCTATTTGATAGAAAAGCTGACTGGGATTCAGATATAAttagtccaatcactttctttaaTCTATTTGCGAGAACTTTGGATATCACCTTGTAAATACATCCTATTAATGAAATCGGCCTGTAATCTGAATTTTTTTACGGATTACTCTTCTTAGGTATCAACATAATAAATGAACTATTTGCGCCTTTCACCAATCTATCGTGTTCGTGAGATTCCATCAAAACCCTCACAAAGTCTTGTTTTATTTCCTCCCAAAATTGTTTCACAAATCCAAAATTAACACCATCCGGTCCTAAGCTTTTATCACTATCACATTCCCACCCTGCTCTTCtaatttcttcttctgaaaaGTCGTATACCAATTCTTCATTATGAGAATCTTCAATATGATTAAAAGTTAAGTTCTTCGGAATTACTCTAGTCTCTCTACCCGCGAACTATCGACTGAAATGATCAAATAATGCGTCTTTGATTTCCTTCACCTCCGTAACCCTTCTTCTGTTTATATCAAGGCATAAAATCTcattatcttttcttcttttgttaATATAACTGTGGAAATATTTGGAATTCATATCCCCTTCCTTCAACCATTTTGATTTAGACTTTTGCCATTGCAAGCTACAATTGAGACTAGAGAGTTTGTGAAATTTTGATTAGATCTCGCTCCTGGCAATTAATTCTTCTTCGGTCAGACCGATGCTTTCTCCTTGGATCTCCAATCTATTaagtttttccttttcctctttaatTCTATCTTCCATATTTTGACAGTGGTTCTTGTGCCATTCCTTAAGACATTCCTTAATCCTTTTAAATTTCTACTTCAGTACATACATTCCCCactgttagaaagtataggataaatatttctagtatcgtctcctcagggattgatgcgatattatcaccgttctacagcttagtgtattttgagttaaggttctggatgtttttagtgtcatgaaagataaatagcatgaaaagaaattaaagacaataacttaggatttaaaaacggtttggtaaaactgtgtcaagattagttttcattagcttgcttttgaatatactctgatgatcatgtatatgaacatatcaatgattaatacaatcacgtatcctctcgatactgtttatctctaaagcagtgtcgtgattgttattatattaaccgtcagatgatctctcatgccgacagttgacataataacctttaaagtttgatacaagtgattatcaactcacaaatctatctctagagtttgattgttgatagatgaatacccttttggtcaagatttgaaacatatctctcaatagtgtatcaaaacaacatataaacatgaatacaaagatattcaccatatattaatcaccaacaaggttcatatacaaaagatcaagctaaatacatactctacaagctaactacctctaatcttgacacatgagaagtttagctatccatagcttcaacaacaaacatcaatacaagacctcctagcatagaaattcaaagatgatgaagaaaaatgcttgagaaatcttgaatatggatgggtttttctttcttctcctcttgccctagagtgtgCGTGTTGTTGGAATAAAAAGATAACAAGATAAGATCCacaaaatatctctaagtgcctaaaagtggccacttgaaaaagtatcgccgcttagcgccatgacggccgctaagcggtcctcacaaaatatctgcttccacgctggaggccgctaagcgggatgaggccgcttagcggaacttGCTGAACACAGATTTTCCtctcgccactggaaagcgcgcttagtggccgctgagcggcccttgctgaacAAAACTTCTTCCTTTGgtctccaaacttgctccaaattGCCTCAATACCTCCTAATACTTCccaaaatgcataaaacctacaaaaggcaaaagaaaagcttaaaattaatatatttactaccaaactaaatgttatttatttacacgatatcaaaccgtaattaaatggaaagagttgagaaaaattatcaaaataccacaaaagttatcaacaattattcacattttggattctaacaccCACCCCTGTACCTTGATGTCCCTCCAACTTTTTATGACGAAATTATGGTATCCTTGTATATCCTTCCAGCACTTTAGCATATAAAACGGCTTTGTCCCCCAATCAAAGGAATAATCACAAAGTAAGATCGGACAATGATCGTATAAACCTTTGTCTAGACAACATTGAGAGCAATTCGGCCAAGTTCTGTTCCACTTATCTATGAACAAAAATCTGTCTAGTCGACTCATAACTACACCTCCAGGCCTCTGCCACGTAAACCTTCTACCCTGGATAGGTATGTCTATCAATTTTGAATCAGATATAAAGTTATCAAATTTTGCAATCTCATTCAAACACCTAGCTTTATTTCCTCCTCTTCTTTCAGAAACATCTCTGATAGCATTGAAATCCCCCATTATACATATTATATCGTCCCTCTTGAGGTTGATTTTGAAGAGTAATTCATTCCATAaagcattttttttcttctgtcgCACAGAGCGTACACCAAAACAATGTTGACAGATATGTTTTCATCCCCCCATTCCCCTTCTAGCCAAAGGGCATGCTCTAGTACTTCGGTGCTCTTTATTGAAAGGGTGTTCTTATTCCAAATGACCAGGATTCCCCCAGATCTTCCTTTCGATGGTTTGAATATGAAGTCGAATTCGTCGGATCCCCAAACCGAAAGGCATAATTTTCTGTCTAAATTTTCCATCTTAGTTTCTTAGATACAGATGATGTTGGGTTTCTGCCTACTGATTAAAGTTTGCACTTCTTTCTTCTTAGCCATCCCCCCAAAGCCTCTGATGTTGTAACTGATTATTCTAATAGTCATCAAAAAAAGTCTTAGGAACACCTGACCGGAAGAATGACCTTGTCAGGCTTAGTCGACCTCCGCCCCCTTCTTACCCCAGCTACCAGTTCTTGAACTAATTCTCCTTCTTTGCCCTTATGAATCTACCCGAAATCTTTGCCGAAATCCCACACATCCTTTGCAATTTCTCTTGCGTCCCCATGTATTAATATCCAATTAGCTATATCAGACTCATCTCCTACTAAATCAATATTATCGGAACTTCGTACCTGTTTTTGTGTTCCTTTATTATGCTTGCAGGAGCAACtctggttcttctcttttttcctCTTAATCCATGCTTTCTTCTTTTCTCTAAGAATGTCCCTCCTTCTTCTTCTGTCTTTGCTTGTGTTTGATTCATTTTGTTCTCGATTGACATTTTCTTATTCCCCAACTGCGAAAAATCTCTCCTCGCCTCTTTTCGAATTTTCCGCTTCATGAAGTTCACTGGTGAATTTTGACTTCTGAGTCTCCAGATTATTCACTACTGATACCTTGCCCAAGACTGTCAATTGGGTCGGGTTTTCATTTTGAACTTCTGCCAAACTTGGGCTAGTGTCTTGGATTGGGCTTTTGGTTTGATTATACCTCCAGGGCTTATTTAACTCTGCCATATTATTATCGTCCACACCATTTATAGTGGGCCCACGTATTTATTTTTCCACCTCCAAGGTTTTAAAGGTCTTTTGTCTTGATATATGGGATTTGTTGATGTTGCCGTTTGTTTCCTGCACAACTGCATCATGATTGCCACCTGTATCTACATCTTCTCCCTCTCCATTATTATTGACTGCCTGAATCATCTCTTCGCACCttttttaaatttacttattCTCGAGCCTCGCATCATTAATTAATTTTGCGTGTCTCAAGAAATGTTCATCAATGTTCACCATTCTCTCTCTTTCCTCATCTTCTTCCATGGCCACCAAAGAAGGTGGAATGAATGAAGAATCGGAATCTCCATCATCGTCTTTTGTACCTTGATTGATCCATTCCGAGCTGGTCTTTTCATTTCCCACATATGAGCATTCGCATATCTCCTCAATTATTCTAATACTGAAGTGTTCGTTATTGATCTAGATATTTACTATTTTGTTGATAAACTCTGTATGTGGAGTTCTAACGTAAACCCTCGTAACGTCCACTCTCTGCAAATCTTTTGTCACTGGATCTAGTTTAATGATTCTGCCAAAGGAGTTTAACAAAAGTGAAAATATGTTTCTCTTCCAAACATGAACGGGGACTCCATATTGCTTAGACTCTTTGTGGTTCTGATCTAATGTTGCTTCTTGAGTTTTGGTTATCGCGGCATACGTCCTCCCCTCCTGTCTCAAACTCTGCCCCATTCTAGGTTTTGCCTTGGGTCTGGTATTATTCTTCTGAATATGATCCTTCCTGCTATGATCCCTTATTCCAATTCTTCCATATAATAATCCACGAGTTGATTATTTCGGGTGGCTCCCAGGTCTGGAAAACTTAGATATGTTAACCCATATCTTGTATGATCCAAACCATATATCTTTCATTTGATTTGTTAGCCATCCTTCATCTTTGACGCCCTTGAACCTCACAAAAGCGAAGATTTTTCctagtttgtttctcttttttgcAATGTAAACATCATAAATCCTCCCCCATCTTTCGAATAATTTCACTATTTCTGTCTCTTTGATGTCTTCCAGTAAATTGTTCACGTAGCATGTCGTTATTTTCTCTGTTGGAAATTCTTGGAAATCAGTCCTTCTGTGCTTCAGTCCCCCTGCTCTCAATATCTTAGTTCTCACGACGGTCCAACTGCTCTCTCCCTTTAGTTCTCTCCCTCTTGTTCTCTCTCCCATTTGTTAATAATAATGCAGTGTAAACTAGTTTTACATCATCATCTAATAGAAATATAATATTCTGTCATGTCATATcagtatttttaaattaaaaatgtgaCTTAGTTGAATACACcctcctaattttatttttttggagaagcaaaaaataattgaattagaAATAAAGTATCCAGCATGAGACATGCTAGGAGTTACACCAGAAGAGAGTCTGATATAGACTTTATACAGAATTTTAAGACACAAAAACCAACCCCCAGTGATCTAACTCTAACACCAACCTGCACCAGATTACATACTGCAGGACCCATAACTGCAACATTAATATTCTAAAACTCAAGAGCTATAGTTTCAGCATGTCATAAAATTATTGTCAATCTTCTAAAATGGTCTTTGGATATTGAATCCTTGAACTCCAGAGCCAAACAGATGAGAATTCTGGAAATGCAGACAGCTTCAGTGCAAGATTGGTGACAGCGGTGCAGCAACGAAAAACGACCAAACAGACAAGCCAAGAAACCCAGAGAATCGAACAATGCTTAAACTAAGAGTTTGACTGTTTTCCGAGGATTTCGGAGAATCTCAAGATGACTCCATAACAGTTCCAAAACATTGCTGAATGCAAAGTCAAATGAGTTGATAATGGCCACCGGCAAACGAAAAATTGCCAACTTCCTGCTACATCCGAAAATCCCGAAAGTATGCGACTTAAAATTTGCCAACGAGACCAGCGACTACTGCTATGGCTAAAATTGTTACTGATAAAGACAGATCTCCTTGCAAAATTCAGCTTTTCAAAGTCGAAGTGAGCCAACACCGCTTCACACTCGCGATAAAGTTCCACTAGAACAACCTGCAGATTCGTAGATCCAATGTAGTCGATGCCACTCCAAACTCTACCGCGAAGCCGACTGACAAAAGTGAGCACCAAAAGCGGGGCTAAAATGCGGAATCCAAACCTGCAACAAGGTTCATGGTTCAATAATTCCTAAACAAGCTTTTGGATTCATGAACCACTGAGACATATTGAATGTGGAGCTCTTAGATTTGAAATAAAGCCATTTCCATGAATACATTATCAcgtccagtgttttaaaaattggaccggaccgtccggtcggaccggtcgaaccggaaaCCGGCCAGGTAACCTGTCTCGTTCAATAGCTGGATCgggaatgtcattgaaccggtgtgaaccggtcaaaaccggttTAAATCgctaaaaccgggaaaaccgaCGGTTTTTGTGAACCAAcgatttaaatgcattttttaatttttttttaatttttttaattttaaaaaattaaaacaacgtcgttttgactattttaattaaaattaaaataaaaaataaaataataaaaaaattattgtagaTGCGGCTGATTTTGTTACCgataattttgatattgaagaaggagatcccaacattgaaacaacttttcttttattgaaattaaatttagtagacaatggaattattttgttagaaattattcaattagattatgttgcgattaaacttttgtttgcaattatattttataattattactattttattgtgtgtgatacttgggtaaaatttgaatttaaattatgaacttgtgaatttttttataatatcatattttcaaaaaatttaagtgctagttatattttgtactgtagagactgaatcatccggttcgacaaattttatacctatataattttattataacgaccggtctattcaaccgagttatccggtttaacccagtttagtcatgcggttcgaccagtgactcagtggttcgaacaataaaccagtgacccagtaccctcaccggtttgatgtccagtctaatttttaaaacactgatcaCGTCTCCTGTCATCTTTTCTGCTTTGATTTCCTTAGTGCCAAAGATCTTGTGATTTCTTGATTTTCAGATACTCCAAATACAAGCGAACTAAATTACTGTCAGCTTGTTAACTATCATTCTACCATTGCCCAATAAACGCTCGAACcgctcttttttttctctttttcattaACCAAAAATCACTTTAAACAATTATAGAGTAAATTATTTAACTTTACATGAGAAGTGACTCCCAATCTTAATTTTTACATCCACCATCTAAGAACAAAATAAACCGTTAACCAACATAGAAACTCACAATTCCAAAGAAAGTGAACATTGTCCAACATTTGTGCCACGTTCATATGTGAACTATGCACGAGTTTGTTTGGCAGAAACAGTTCCCATTCCCCTTCACACATGTGTAACAAACCCAAAACGGAATCCTTAAACAAAAAAACGACAAAGATTCACCTCCACGTGGCTAACTACATTCACCAAACGTATCTAACCACATGGTATCTTTGATTCCTTTGGTTAACAATTGTTGAATTTTGAATCCTTAATTTTCTGTTGGACAATTTTGGACCTCAAAAATTTGTCTGGTTAACATCCACACACACCCTTCAAAAAATCTCACACCCTTGTTCTCTTTTTGTTTACTTTTCCTTGCAACTCTTCgcctcctctttctcttcttcatctttCAAACAAACTCTTCATCCGTCTTTGACTGTAACAACTTCACAAGTTCCAATTTTTCTGCATACCCTTTATTAGCCACTTCCTTAATTGCTTATTTATTCTGTTGGGTATCTTTAAGACCATTCTTATTTTTATCATTCAGCTTTCAAGAGCTCTTGTTGTTTTTGATAGTTTGGATTTGTGAGAGAGGAAGATGGTAGGAGCAATTTCTGTTATTGGTTCATCTGTGATGGACTCGGTCACTGGTCCATGTTTGTGTGTGGATTCTCTTCCAACAACAAATGTGAAGAGTGGTTGTGGAGAGGTGGTTTTGTGGAAGAATTTGATGGGAAAGAAGTATTCGGCGAGGCGCGGCGGCGGTAGGAGTTTGGGGTTGAGCAGCTCTTTTACTGATCCGGGTAGGGAATGGAGACTCAAGTTTAGCAGAAGCTGTAAGAAGCAAAGCAGTTATGATAGGAGGGTTACCATTGTTAGTGAGCTTGGTGGTCAGTATGATGATACTTTTGAGGATGTTAAAACGGTAATTTTATCTAAACTTTGGAGCATGTTATTCAATAATGATAATGTTCTTAAATTCATAATTCTAGTTTCACGACGATGAAAGCTTAAGTCATCAGAGTGGGCTCTTCTCAAAGTCTTTGGTTTAAATCTGATTAGGTGCTAACAATTTTTGTGTTAGACCAAATTCATACATAGTTATGCTCTAACTTTAAAGTGGACGGTAGGATTGATCCCTTTGAATTAGTCAGTTGCAAGGCTAGATCCAGTCTTTTTTATGTTAAATTAGGATATGAATTTGTTAAGATATGTTATATATGAAAGCAATCTAACTGGGCTCATCTTTGTAAACAGCAATTGCTCAACTATTTCACGTACAAAGCTGTGAGGACTGTTCTTCAGCAACTGTATGAGATGAATCCACCTAAATATACTTGGTTTTATAAGTAAGTGAATTCTTTATTCTTGTTACATTTTGTATTTTGTCACATTTTCTTTTTACTCAAATATTTAGTCACATGTTGAGATTGTGTTTAGTTACTTATTTTGGGTTGAATGATAACAATTATCATTTGGAAAAAGCGACCTTATTTATGTTTTGTATCATGTTTCCAAGATGTTAGGAAGCAAATGATGAATGATTGAGTCTAAGAAAGAGAGAATTAAAATAAAggatgatttaattttttaatattgattcaaTGATAAAATACATCTTACATTAAATACATGATATATTTTATATAGTGATGATCATCCACTAGTAAATCTTAACTAATTTGTAACAAAACTAACTAACTAATAATACCTATAACCAAACATTACACAATTGACTTTAATACTCTTCTTTAAGTTAGAATATAGATTaacatttttcaattttaaatataacaataaaatacaaaaaaaaaaatacaacataACTCATTAAAGAAAATATACACGTCCTAATCATAGAAGTGTTTGGCCTATTTTAGACTCTTcgaaaaaaaattcttaattccAATAGAATCAATAAATTCAATTTTGAGTCTTCAAATGCCCAATTTGGTTAACAAAGTTTACCCATCATAGGATAAAAGCACAAAACGAACAAAAGATGTTTAAATATTATACTCCCTCTGTcctaaattataagagaaattctctttttagattcattgaataattaatgtatctggtctatatatatactagatatattaattattcaatgaatctaaaaagagaatttctcttataatttgggacggagggagtagtgTATAAGCATATAGAGAAGGAATAAAACATGTTAACTCCTATTGgataaaagtataaaataaattcatcaa
The DNA window shown above is from Vicia villosa cultivar HV-30 ecotype Madison, WI unplaced genomic scaffold, Vvil1.0 ctg.001537F_1_1, whole genome shotgun sequence and carries:
- the LOC131635723 gene encoding uncharacterized protein LOC131635723, with translation MEEVDSRMLEIYDDIYSSQRQSTKEFIMQRGLWKGDLLSPFLFLIADEGFRKWKWKIKTERIGLWLKALKNRYGETEVMRGDVNRKDSNWWKNICEIDIGAWENSTYFSVKEMYKGLKTAEPDQSSISWSKVWHKVIPPNISCFGWRLFQNGLATKNNLFRRNVIGQGSTSCIEDCDANESIPHLFFECKYFSGIWQSICKWLRISTALHSESRMHFAQFEGLIGGDKETSLKVRVIWFAGVWSIWKARNAKIFSNKDMLYLSGGDLSFSRQFAVTLRQELGFGCPSSRLFGVLV
- the LOC131635730 gene encoding chaperonin-like RbcX protein 2, chloroplastic, with amino-acid sequence MVGAISVIGSSVMDSVTGPCLCVDSLPTTNVKSGCGEVVLWKNLMGKKYSARRGGGRSLGLSSSFTDPGREWRLKFSRSCKKQSSYDRRVTIVSELGGQYDDTFEDVKTQLLNYFTYKAVRTVLQQLYEMNPPKYTWFYNFVVSNKPTDGKRFIRMLGKEQQELAERVMLTRLHLYGKWVKKCNHAEIYKEISDENLELMRERLMETVIWPSDDSNTEKIG